Proteins encoded within one genomic window of Cyprinus carpio isolate SPL01 chromosome B22, ASM1834038v1, whole genome shotgun sequence:
- the LOC122134207 gene encoding zinc finger protein 239-like, which produces MRDPEPCRIKHTEEQTELIEEDKEHEELNKEEDKRVKTGEKTLTRSQTKQKDLKKSRDKKSFTCTQCGKSLTSKHSLEVHMRIHTGEKPYQCNQCEKSFTQSANLKMHMHIHTGEKPYKCSHCNNRFRRSGDLKSHERTHTGEKLFTCDQCGKSFTESSNLKMHMNIHTGEKLYECDQCGKTFLWSSALKNHLKIHSKEKPHSCSLCGKSFSQLQSLKLHQKIHTGVREYMCFECKKTFITADHLKRHLMIHTGEKPYHCTVCGKRFNQSSNLRVHKKIHSQ; this is translated from the exons atgagagatccagaaccctgcagaatcaaacacactgaagaacaaacag AGTTGATTGAAGAAGACAAGGAACATGAAGAACTGAATAAAGAGGAGGACAAACGTGttaaaactggagaaaaaactttgactcgctctcaaaccaaacagaaagatttaaagaaaagcagagacaaaaaatctttcacctgcactcagtgtggaaagagtttgacaagcAAACATAGTCTTGAggttcacatgaggatccacactggagagaaaccataccaGTGTAATCAATGtgagaagagtttcacacaatcagCAAACCTTAAGATGCACATgcacatccacactggagagaaaccttacaagtgttcacactgcaacaACAGATTCAGACGGTCAGGAGACCTGAAATCACATGAGAGgacccacactggagagaaactgttcacatgtgatcagtgcgggaagagtttcacagaATCATCAAACCTTAAAAtgcacatgaacatccacactggagagaaactgtatGAATGTGATCAATgcggaaaaacatttttgtggtcCTCAGCACTGAAGAATCACCTGAAAATTCAttcaaaggagaaaccacattcatgttctttgtgtggaaagagtttttcacaacTGCAGAGTTTAAAACTACATCAGAAgatacacactggtgtgagagaatatatgtgctttgagtgtAAGAAGACCTTTATTACAGCAGATCATTTGAAGCGGCACCTgatgatccacactggagagaaaccatatcacTGCACTGTATGCGGGAAGCGTTTCAATCAATCATCTAATCTACGTGTTCATAAAAAGATTCACAGTcagtag